A genomic segment from Nodularia sphaerocarpa UHCC 0038 encodes:
- a CDS encoding plasmid replication protein, CyRepA1 family: MHLHYLHTQHLEELVKSSSIDLHLAQLNFKSLQDALPYEYLLISEHIPRTNTGMVRNGWLQRYNHVTAGGWWCSGLDPLNNWQSMEWGCFKPNQPRINNNGKSIKYEHPPSTPTRVFCLRITLKIWQQVSQRYNLAIPSSIQVDSRGEAEGFWQWVIEQNIPVIICEGVKKAAALLTQGYAAIAIPGITSGYRVVKDIFGKVTSRQLIPDLAAFAITKRPFYICFDFETQPRKIAAINNAISQLGCLFKQKKCPVKVIELPGIEKGVDELIVAKGATAFDKVYRQSIDLEIYLAQSKPHTQLTIPAALTVNCPYLEKICYPTAGLVGVKSAKGTGKTTALQTIVNKAKTSNRPVLLITHRIQLGRFLCEKIGIQWGFDNHQHLMQADQTLPIISEALKKSKSFGLCVDSIWKLNLQDWQGAILILDEVEQSLWHLLNSNTCKHKRVKILKLFQQLISTVLTTGGLVIAQDADLSDVSLEYLQKLSGIKITPWVLLNQWKPQKGWNVTFYDSPNPTPLIHQLELDLIAGRKCYVTTDSRSGRYSCETIEGYLKERLAKLRKQFPKSLVISSRTTSTPGHAAVDFVGDINRKIPEYDTVFVTPSLGTGISIDVQHFDRVYGIFQGVIPDSEARQALARVRDDVPRIVWCAKRGIGLIGSGSTNYRLLSDWYQENQKENLALLSPLHKIDVDLPLVYDPMHLRTWAKLSARVNASIRLYRQSMQDGLIADGHQIWLRSNAVHNNIVRDLRLAFLATDSQDVENRKRLVVEIVKVQNDWADKRQKAKDIKFQIREIKQQHQLLAATAVAKARDINYLEYEQLLNKHSFSEAERHEIDKYTLRQRYGIPVTPALKLRDDKGYYFQLLTHYYLTHESEYFHVRDQQEWHQQLLWGDGKVFLPDLKTYTCKVEAMRALGMLQFLEPKRKFTEHHPDLLLLKDVALQHSKHIKRVLGIDLVRGKETISGIKILSRLLNLLGLKLKRINETYQIDSDTFYDGREKIFTIWHQRDELMLAGINIFDRKTANNSAKFKVESGKNKYVGVNN; encoded by the coding sequence ATGCATCTACACTATTTACACACCCAACACCTTGAGGAATTAGTCAAGAGTAGTAGTATAGATTTACACTTAGCGCAACTTAATTTTAAGTCTCTCCAAGATGCGTTACCTTATGAGTATCTGTTAATTTCTGAGCATATTCCCCGTACCAACACTGGTATGGTGCGAAATGGTTGGTTACAGCGATATAATCACGTCACCGCAGGCGGTTGGTGGTGTTCTGGTCTAGATCCTTTAAATAATTGGCAATCAATGGAATGGGGATGTTTTAAACCAAACCAACCCCGCATCAATAACAATGGCAAATCCATTAAATACGAACATCCACCCAGCACACCAACACGGGTGTTTTGTCTACGTATAACATTAAAAATTTGGCAACAAGTCTCTCAACGGTATAATCTAGCCATACCCAGCAGTATACAGGTTGATTCTCGTGGGGAAGCTGAGGGCTTTTGGCAATGGGTGATAGAACAAAATATACCCGTGATTATCTGTGAGGGTGTGAAGAAAGCAGCAGCATTATTAACACAAGGATACGCTGCGATCGCCATTCCGGGAATTACCAGTGGTTATCGAGTTGTCAAAGATATATTTGGTAAAGTCACGAGTCGCCAACTAATCCCCGACTTAGCAGCATTCGCCATCACAAAACGCCCCTTTTATATTTGCTTTGACTTTGAAACTCAACCGAGAAAAATTGCTGCTATCAATAACGCCATTTCCCAACTAGGTTGTTTATTTAAACAGAAAAAATGCCCTGTCAAAGTTATCGAACTTCCAGGAATAGAAAAAGGTGTTGATGAGTTAATCGTTGCTAAAGGTGCAACTGCTTTCGATAAAGTTTATCGCCAAAGTATTGATTTAGAAATTTATTTAGCCCAAAGCAAACCTCATACTCAGTTAACTATTCCAGCTGCACTCACAGTCAACTGTCCTTACTTAGAAAAAATATGTTATCCCACTGCGGGATTAGTCGGAGTAAAATCAGCCAAAGGAACAGGAAAAACCACCGCACTGCAAACTATTGTTAATAAAGCTAAAACTTCAAATCGACCCGTATTGTTAATTACTCACAGAATTCAATTAGGTAGGTTTTTGTGTGAGAAAATTGGTATTCAATGGGGCTTTGATAACCACCAACATTTAATGCAAGCAGATCAAACGTTACCTATTATCAGTGAAGCATTAAAAAAAAGTAAGTCTTTCGGTTTATGTGTTGATTCTATTTGGAAACTCAACCTCCAAGATTGGCAAGGGGCAATATTAATTCTCGATGAAGTAGAACAATCTTTGTGGCATCTACTAAATAGTAATACTTGTAAACATAAACGAGTCAAAATTTTAAAATTATTTCAACAACTAATTTCTACAGTTTTGACAACAGGGGGGTTAGTAATTGCCCAAGATGCTGACTTATCAGATGTATCTTTAGAATATTTGCAAAAATTATCAGGAATTAAAATAACTCCTTGGGTGCTGTTAAATCAATGGAAACCCCAGAAAGGCTGGAATGTTACTTTCTATGATTCTCCTAACCCCACACCGTTGATTCATCAACTAGAATTAGATTTGATAGCAGGACGTAAATGTTACGTTACTACAGATAGTCGCTCTGGGCGTTATAGTTGTGAAACAATTGAAGGCTATCTAAAAGAACGTTTAGCAAAATTACGAAAGCAATTTCCCAAATCATTGGTAATTAGCAGTCGTACAACCAGCACACCAGGTCATGCAGCCGTTGATTTTGTCGGAGATATTAATCGAAAAATTCCTGAATATGATACCGTTTTTGTAACTCCTAGCCTTGGGACAGGAATTAGTATTGATGTTCAACACTTTGACCGAGTTTATGGTATTTTCCAAGGGGTAATTCCTGACTCAGAAGCACGACAAGCATTAGCAAGAGTCCGAGATGATGTTCCTCGAATTGTCTGGTGTGCCAAGCGAGGAATAGGCTTAATTGGCAGTGGGAGTACAAATTATCGATTACTCTCTGATTGGTATCAAGAAAATCAAAAAGAAAACTTAGCCTTGCTGAGTCCTTTACATAAAATAGATGTAGATTTGCCATTAGTTTATGATCCAATGCATTTGCGGACTTGGGCAAAGTTATCTGCTAGGGTAAACGCTTCGATTCGTCTGTATCGACAATCAATGCAAGATGGTTTAATAGCAGATGGACATCAAATTTGGTTGCGAAGTAACGCTGTTCACAATAATATTGTTAGAGATTTACGCCTAGCATTTTTAGCAACAGATTCCCAGGATGTAGAAAACCGCAAAAGATTAGTTGTAGAAATTGTTAAAGTGCAAAACGATTGGGCAGATAAGCGTCAAAAAGCTAAAGATATTAAATTCCAAATTAGAGAGATTAAGCAGCAACATCAATTATTAGCCGCGACGGCTGTAGCCAAAGCGCGAGACATTAATTATCTAGAATATGAGCAACTATTAAATAAACATTCTTTTTCAGAAGCAGAACGTCACGAAATTGATAAATATACCCTCAGACAAAGATATGGTATTCCAGTTACTCCTGCATTAAAGCTGCGGGACGACAAAGGGTACTATTTTCAATTACTGACCCACTATTATCTTACACATGAAAGTGAGTATTTTCATGTCAGAGATCAGCAAGAATGGCATCAACAATTATTGTGGGGTGATGGTAAAGTTTTTCTACCAGATTTAAAAACTTATACCTGCAAAGTTGAAGCTATGAGGGCGTTAGGAATGCTGCAATTTTTAGAACCAAAAAGAAAATTTACAGAACATCATCCTGATTTACTTTTGCTCAAAGATGTTGCTCTTCAGCATAGTAAACATATTAAAAGAGTTCTAGGTATTGATTTGGTAAGGGGAAAAGAAACTATTTCAGGAATAAAAATACTCAGCCGACTATTAAATTTATTGGGTTTAAAACTCAAGCGAATCAATGAAACATATCAAATAGACTCAGATACATTCTATGATGGCAGGGAAAAAATATTTACAATTTGGCATCAACGGGATGAATTAATGTTGGCTGGTATCAATATCTTTGACCGTAAAACTGCTAATAATTCTGCAAAATTTAAGGTTGAATCTGGGAAAAATAAATATGTCGGGGTAAACAATTAA
- the dusB gene encoding tRNA dihydrouridine synthase DusB: MVTLSPTLKAKLAQPLKIGSFEVKSRVLQSPLSGVTDMVFRRLVRRYAPDSMLYTEMVNATGLHYVKELPKIMEVDPSERPISIQLFDCRPDFLAEAAIKAVAEGADTIDINMGCPVNKITKNGGGSSLLRQPEVAEAIVREVVKAVNVPVTVKTRIGWNDNEITILDFAKRMEDAGAQMITVHGRTRAQGYNGNARWEWITRVKEILSIPVIGNGDIFSVEAAVRCLEETGADGVMCSRGTLGYPFLVGEIDHFLKTGEMLPPPNSIQLLECARDHLQALWEYKGDRGVRQARKHMTWYAKGFVGAAELRGKLSLIETVQQGLDLIDRGIEQLNHSYEPMEEAENFQIA, from the coding sequence ATGGTTACACTATCTCCTACTTTAAAAGCTAAACTCGCTCAACCTTTGAAAATCGGCTCCTTTGAGGTCAAAAGTCGAGTTCTTCAGTCGCCTTTATCTGGGGTGACAGATATGGTGTTTCGTCGCCTGGTGCGTCGCTATGCGCCAGATTCGATGTTGTATACAGAAATGGTAAATGCTACGGGTTTGCACTATGTGAAAGAGTTACCGAAAATCATGGAGGTAGACCCCAGTGAACGACCAATCAGTATTCAATTATTTGATTGTCGCCCGGATTTTTTGGCAGAAGCAGCAATTAAGGCTGTTGCGGAGGGTGCTGATACTATTGATATTAATATGGGCTGTCCGGTCAATAAAATTACTAAAAATGGTGGCGGTTCATCTTTATTACGTCAACCAGAAGTTGCTGAAGCGATTGTGCGGGAAGTAGTAAAAGCTGTTAATGTCCCAGTTACGGTAAAAACCCGCATTGGCTGGAATGATAACGAAATCACGATTCTGGATTTTGCCAAGCGGATGGAAGATGCTGGGGCGCAAATGATTACAGTGCATGGACGCACCCGCGCTCAAGGTTACAATGGTAATGCTCGTTGGGAATGGATTACCCGTGTGAAAGAAATACTTTCGATTCCAGTAATTGGGAATGGGGATATTTTTTCAGTGGAAGCTGCTGTGAGATGTTTGGAAGAAACTGGCGCTGATGGGGTGATGTGTTCTCGTGGGACTTTGGGTTATCCTTTTTTGGTGGGAGAAATTGACCATTTCTTGAAAACCGGGGAAATGTTACCCCCACCAAACTCAATTCAGCTTTTGGAATGTGCCAGAGATCATTTACAGGCATTATGGGAATATAAAGGCGATCGCGGAGTACGTCAAGCCCGTAAGCACATGACTTGGTACGCCAAAGGTTTTGTCGGCGCTGCTGAGTTGCGTGGAAAGTTAAGTTTGATTGAAACAGTGCAGCAAGGTTTGGATTTAATTGACCGAGGAATTGAACAGTTAAATCATAGTTATGAGCCTATGGAGGAAGCAGAAAATTTTCAAATTGCTTAA
- a CDS encoding Rpn family recombination-promoting nuclease/putative transposase, whose product MKTDSIFYRLFQEFPSIFFELIGNSPQVAQTYTFSSIEIKQTAFRIDGVFLPRQGEQNPIYFVEVQFQNDTEIYSRLFSEIYLYLRQNQPKNSWRGVVIYPTRSLDTSDINNYNEFFTSQRVTRIYLDELGETVSLPIGIATIKLIVENKDTAIVTARELIDRSQQEINAEPKRQQLLQLIETILVYKFPTMSRKEIEEMFGLSDLKQTRVYQEAKEEGLQEGKQEGKQEGLHEGSLKAKLAAVSRLLALGLTVEQIAQALDLNVEQVRQAAQEK is encoded by the coding sequence GTGAAAACCGACAGTATTTTTTATCGCCTTTTTCAAGAATTCCCCAGTATCTTTTTTGAATTAATTGGGAACTCACCCCAAGTTGCCCAGACTTACACATTCTCTTCAATAGAAATTAAGCAAACTGCATTTCGTATAGATGGCGTTTTTCTGCCGAGACAAGGCGAACAAAACCCCATTTACTTTGTTGAAGTTCAGTTTCAAAATGACACGGAAATTTATTCGCGCCTGTTTTCCGAAATATATTTATATTTGCGGCAAAATCAACCCAAAAACTCCTGGCGAGGAGTAGTAATTTATCCCACGCGCAGCCTCGATACTTCAGACATCAATAATTACAATGAATTTTTCACCAGCCAGCGTGTTACCCGTATTTATCTTGATGAATTAGGAGAAACAGTATCATTGCCGATTGGGATTGCTACTATTAAATTAATAGTCGAGAATAAAGATACAGCAATTGTCACCGCCAGAGAATTAATAGACAGAAGCCAGCAAGAGATTAACGCTGAACCAAAACGGCAGCAGTTACTACAATTAATAGAGACAATCTTGGTTTATAAATTCCCCACAATGAGTCGAAAGGAGATTGAAGAAATGTTTGGATTAAGCGATTTGAAGCAGACACGAGTTTATCAAGAAGCTAAAGAAGAAGGCTTACAAGAAGGGAAGCAAGAAGGGAAGCAGGAAGGCTTACATGAAGGTAGTTTAAAAGCTAAATTAGCAGCAGTATCTCGATTATTGGCGTTGGGTTTGACGGTTGAACAAATTGCCCAGGCGTTAGATTTGAATGTTGAACAAGTTAGGCAAGCTGCACAAGAAAAATAA
- the dnaK gene encoding molecular chaperone DnaK: MAKVVGIDLGTTNSCVAVMEGGKPTVIANAEGFRTTPSVVAFAKNGDNLVGQIAKRQGVMNPENTFYSVKRFLGRRYDEVGNESTEVSYKVLSSNGNVKLDCPIVGKAFAPEEISAKVLRKLVEDASKYLGETVTQAVITVPAYFNDSQRQATKDAGKIAGIEVLRIINEPTAASLAYGFDKKSNETILVFDLGGGTFDVSILEVGDGVFEVLATSGDTHLGGDDFDKKIVDFLAEQFRKAEGIDLRQDKQALQRLTEAAEKAKIELSSVSQAEINLPFITATQDGPKHLDTTLTRGKFEELCSDLIDRCRIPVENAIRDAKLSRADINEVVLVGGSTRIPAVQQVVKKVLDKDPNQSVNPDEVVAVGAAIQAGVLAGDVTGILLLDVSPLSLGVETLGGVMTKIIPRNTTIPTKKSEVFSTAVDGQTNVEIHVLQGEREFSNDNKSLGTFRLDGIPPAPRGVPQIEVTFDIDANGILNVTAKDKGTGKEQSISITGASTLDKSDVDRMVQEAEKNASSDKERRERIERKNQADSLAYQAEKQLQELGDKVPEADKTKVEGLVKDVREAVAKEDDEQIKKLTPELQQALFAVGSNIYQQAGGDAAAGAAPQDGGPTPPSGGDDVIDADFTESK, encoded by the coding sequence ATGGCAAAAGTTGTTGGAATTGACTTAGGTACGACGAACTCTTGTGTAGCAGTTATGGAAGGTGGTAAACCCACCGTTATTGCTAACGCAGAAGGTTTTCGGACTACACCATCAGTAGTGGCATTTGCCAAAAATGGCGATAACTTAGTTGGTCAAATCGCCAAACGCCAGGGCGTGATGAACCCTGAGAATACATTTTACTCTGTCAAACGGTTTTTGGGACGACGTTATGACGAAGTTGGTAACGAGTCTACAGAAGTTTCTTACAAAGTACTGAGCAGCAACGGCAATGTTAAACTAGACTGTCCGATAGTTGGCAAAGCGTTTGCTCCCGAAGAAATTTCTGCCAAAGTGCTTCGCAAGCTCGTTGAAGATGCCAGCAAATATCTGGGTGAAACTGTAACCCAAGCTGTAATCACTGTCCCAGCATACTTTAATGACTCCCAGCGACAAGCTACAAAAGACGCTGGTAAAATAGCAGGCATTGAAGTTCTGCGGATTATCAACGAACCTACCGCCGCTTCTCTCGCTTATGGTTTTGATAAAAAGAGCAACGAAACCATCTTGGTATTTGACCTTGGTGGTGGTACTTTCGACGTATCCATCCTAGAAGTAGGTGATGGAGTATTTGAAGTGCTAGCTACTTCTGGTGATACTCACCTGGGTGGTGACGACTTCGATAAAAAAATAGTTGATTTCTTGGCTGAACAATTCAGAAAAGCAGAAGGAATTGACCTGCGTCAAGATAAACAAGCGTTACAACGTTTGACTGAAGCCGCAGAAAAAGCCAAAATTGAGCTTTCTAGCGTTTCTCAAGCGGAAATCAATTTGCCATTTATCACCGCTACCCAGGATGGTCCCAAGCACCTGGATACAACTCTCACCCGTGGTAAGTTTGAAGAACTCTGCTCGGATTTAATCGACCGTTGCCGCATTCCTGTGGAAAACGCGATTCGGGATGCCAAATTAAGCAGAGCCGATATTAATGAAGTTGTGCTAGTTGGTGGTTCTACCCGTATTCCTGCTGTGCAGCAGGTGGTGAAGAAGGTATTAGATAAAGACCCCAACCAAAGTGTTAACCCTGATGAAGTGGTTGCAGTTGGTGCGGCTATTCAAGCAGGTGTGTTAGCAGGTGATGTCACAGGTATCTTACTGTTAGATGTGTCCCCACTGTCTTTGGGTGTAGAAACCTTGGGCGGTGTGATGACTAAAATTATCCCTCGGAATACCACCATCCCCACTAAAAAATCGGAAGTCTTCTCTACAGCTGTGGATGGACAAACTAATGTGGAAATTCACGTGCTTCAAGGTGAACGGGAGTTCTCAAACGATAACAAGAGTTTAGGAACCTTCCGACTGGATGGTATTCCTCCCGCACCACGTGGTGTACCACAAATTGAAGTGACCTTTGATATTGATGCCAACGGTATCCTCAATGTTACCGCTAAGGATAAAGGCACTGGTAAGGAACAGTCTATCAGCATTACTGGCGCTTCGACTTTGGATAAATCCGATGTTGACCGCATGGTGCAAGAAGCTGAAAAAAATGCTTCTTCTGACAAAGAACGTCGGGAAAGAATTGAACGCAAGAACCAAGCCGACTCTTTGGCGTACCAAGCGGAGAAGCAGCTGCAAGAATTAGGTGATAAAGTTCCTGAAGCTGACAAGACGAAGGTGGAAGGTTTGGTCAAAGATGTACGTGAAGCCGTTGCAAAAGAAGACGACGAGCAAATCAAGAAGCTGACACCAGAATTACAACAAGCATTGTTCGCGGTTGGTAGCAATATCTATCAGCAAGCTGGTGGTGATGCGGCTGCTGGTGCTGCACCTCAAGATGGTGGACCAACTCCTCCAAGTGGTGGTGATGATGTGATTGACGCTGATTTCACTGAGAGCAAGTAG
- a CDS encoding acetoacetate decarboxylase family protein translates to MSYPSAPWILKGDAIQTLHLVNIDQVRRLVPAGLDIISVWPGKTLGGVYLSQYKSGSVLEYNELIVAPAVVIYQGKIGVWVSHIYVDNADSVAGGREIWGLPKELADFTWAEKRVTVRQGDVLLCTLNYDQQSLRWRQRLGAASFSTMGTNLLKFDFDFESCLGLVGSKLEVAAESPFSGIGLNQPFATVGCEQMTLQVNAPKVVGQRTG, encoded by the coding sequence ATGTCATACCCTTCAGCCCCTTGGATTCTTAAAGGTGATGCTATTCAAACTCTGCATTTGGTGAATATTGACCAAGTAAGGCGGCTTGTGCCGGCAGGGTTAGATATTATTTCTGTATGGCCTGGTAAAACTCTTGGTGGTGTGTATTTATCTCAGTATAAATCAGGCTCGGTGCTGGAGTACAATGAGTTAATTGTGGCCCCGGCTGTGGTGATTTATCAAGGTAAAATTGGTGTTTGGGTATCCCACATTTATGTAGATAATGCGGATTCTGTGGCTGGTGGGCGGGAAATTTGGGGACTACCCAAGGAATTAGCTGATTTTACCTGGGCAGAAAAACGTGTTACTGTCCGTCAAGGCGATGTCTTGCTGTGTACTCTCAACTATGATCAGCAAAGTCTAAGATGGCGACAACGGTTAGGCGCTGCTAGTTTCAGTACAATGGGTACTAATTTGCTCAAATTTGACTTTGACTTTGAGAGTTGTTTGGGTTTGGTGGGTTCCAAGTTAGAAGTTGCGGCTGAAAGTCCTTTTTCTGGGATAGGTTTAAATCAGCCTTTTGCAACTGTGGGTTGTGAACAGATGACTTTACAGGTGAATGCGCCTAAAGTTGTAGGACAGAGAACAGGTTAA